A portion of the Sebastes fasciatus isolate fSebFas1 chromosome 2, fSebFas1.pri, whole genome shotgun sequence genome contains these proteins:
- the ipo7 gene encoding importin-7 isoform X2: MSDQLDLPVRQAGVIYLKNMITQHWSDGDGTATETPAVNNIPDEDRLFIRDNIVEAIIHSPERIRVQLTTCIHHMIKHDYPGKWTTIVDKIGFYLQSDNSAGWLGILLCLYQLVKNYEYKKPEERQPLVAAMHIFMPMLKERFIQLLPDHSSDSVLIQKQIFKILYALFQYNLPLELINRQNLTEWMEILKTVVDRDVPPETMQVDEDERPELPWWKCKKWALHILARLFERYGSPGNTTKEYAEFAELFLKEYAVPAQQVLLKVLYQYKEKQYVAPRVLQQTLNYINQGIAHALTWRNLKPHIQGIIQDVVFPLMCYTDSDEELWQEDPYEYIRMKFDVFEDFISPTTAAQTLLFTACNKRKEVLQKTMGFCYQILTDPASDPRKKDGALHMIGSLAEILLKKKIYKDQMEFMLQNHVFPLFRSELGYMRARACWVLHYFCEVKFKSDQNLQTALELTRLCLINDNEMPVKVEAAIALQVLISNQEKAKEYITPFIRPVMQALLHIVRETENDDLTNVIQKMICEYSEEVTPIAVEMTQHLAMTFNQVIQTGPDEEGGDDKAVTAMGILNTIDTLLSVVEDHKEITQQLEGICLQVIGTVLQQHVLEFYEEILSLAHSLTCQQVSAQMWQLLPLVYEVFQQDGFDYFTDMMPLLHNYVTVDTDTLLSDTKYLEIIYSMCKKVLTGDPGEDPECHAAKLLEVIILQCKGRGIDQVVPLFVAAALERLTREVKTSELRTMCLQVAIAALYYSPPLLLNTLENLRFPNNTEPITNHFITQWLKDVDCFLGLHDRKMCILGLCALIDLEHRPQAVNQVAVQLLPAAILLFNGLKRAYACRAEHENDEDDDDEDGEDDDDNAELGSDEDDIDEEGQEYLEMLAKQAGEDGDDEDWEEDDAEETALEGYTTAVDDEDNLVDEYQIFKAILQNIQSRDPAWYQALTQALDEDQGKHLQDIGTLADQRRAAHESKMIEKHGGYKFTAPVVPSTFNFGGTAPGMN, encoded by the exons GTGTGATTTACCTTAAGAACATGATAACCCAGCACTGGAGTGATGGCGACGGTACAGCCACAGAGACTCCTGCTGTCAATAACATCCCCGACGAGGACAGGCTGTTCATCCGAGACAACATAGTGGAGGCCATCATCCACTCCCCCGAGCGCATCAG GGTCCAGTTGACAACATGTATCCACCACATGATCAAGCACGACTACCCCGGCAAGTGGACAACCATCGTGGACAAGATCGGCTTCTACCTGCAGTCAGACAACAGTGCAGGATGGCTGGGCATCTTGCTCTGCCTTTACCAGCTCGTCAAAAACTACGA ATACAAGAAGCCAGAAGAGCGTCAACCTCTGGTGGCTGCCATGCACATCTTCATGCCCATGCTGAAAGAACGCTTTATCCAGCTGCTACCTGACCACTCCAGTGACTCTGTCCTCATACAGAAACAGATCTTCAAAATCCTCTATGCCCTCTTCCAG TACAACCTCCCGCTGGAACTCATCAACAGACAGAACCTGACAGAGTGGATGGAGATCCTGAAGACAGTAGTGGATAGAGATGTGCCTCCG GAGACGATGCAGGTAGATGAAGATGAACGGCCTGAGCTGCCATGGTGGAAGTGTAAGAAGTGGGCCCTTCACATCTTGGCCCGGCTGTTTGAGAG GTATGGAAGCCCAGGCAACACAACCAAAGAGTACGCAGAGTTTGCTGAACTTTTCCTCAAGGAATATGCAGTTCCTGCTCAGCAG GTGCTGCTGAAAGTCTTATACCAGTACAAGGAAAAGCAATATGTGGCTCCCAGAGTACTCCAACAGACACTCAACTACATCAACCAGGGCATAGCTCATGCTCTGACGTGGAGAAATCTCAAACCACACATCCAG ggcATCATTCAGGATGTGGTCTTCCCCCTCATGTGTTACACAGACAGCGATGAGGAACTCTGGCAGGAGGATCCATACGAGTACATCCGCATGAAGTTTG ATGTATTTGAGGACTTCATCtctccaacaactgcagcccagACGCTCCTCTTCACTGCCTGCAACAAGAGGAAAGAG GTGCTGCAAAAGACGATGGGCTTCTGCTACCAGATCCTCACTGATCCCGCCTCTGACCCCAGGAAAAAGGACGGTGCCCTCCACATGATCGGCTCTTTGGCTGAAATCCTGCTGAAG AAAAAGATTTATAAGGACCAGATGGAGTTCATGCTGCAGAATCACGTCTTCCCCCTGTTCCGCAGTGAGCTGGGCTATATGAGAGCCAGA GCCTGCTGGGTGCTGCATTACTTCTGTGAGGTGAAGTTCAAAAGTGACCAGAACCTGCAGACGGCTCTTGAGCTGACCCGCCTTTGTCTAATCAATGACAATGAGATGCCAGTTAAGGTGGAGGCTGCTATTGCCCTGCAGGTCCTAATCAGCAACCAGGAGAAAG CCAAAGAATACATCACCCCCTTCATCCGGCCAGTGATGCAGGCACTCCTGCACATTGTCAGGGAGACGGAGAACGATGACCTCACCAATGTCATACAGAAGATGATCTGTGAATACAGTGAGGAAGTGACTCCAATTGCAGTGGAGATGACACAGCACTTG GCTATGACGTTCAACCAGGTGATTCAGACGGGCCCtgatgaggagggaggagatgacAAGGCTGTGACAGCCATGGGCATCCTCAACACCATTGACACATTGCTAAGTGTGGTGGAGGACCACAAAGAG ATCACCCAGCAGCTGGAGGGCATCTGTCTGCAGGTGATCGGCACTGTGCTGCAGCAACACGTACTGG AGTTCTACGAGGAGATCCTGTCCTTGGCTCACAGCCTGACCTGCCAGCAGGTGTCAGCACAGATGTGGCAGCTCCTTCCACTGGTGTATGAAGTCTTCCAGCAAGACGGATTTGACTACTTCACAG aTATGATGCCTCTTCTTCACAACTACGTCACAGTTGACACAGATACTCTCTTATCTGACACCAAATACCTGGAGATCATCTATAGCATGTGCAAGAAG GTCCTGACAGGTGATCCAGGTGAGGACCCAGAATGCCATGCAGCCAAGCTGCTGGAGGTGATCATTCTGCAGTGCAAAGGTCGTGGCATTGACCAG GTTGTGCCCTTGTTTGTGGCTGCTGCATTGGAGCGTTTGACGCGGGAGGTGAAGACCAGCGAGCTGAGGACGATGTGCCTGCAAGTGGCTATCGCTGCACTTTACTACAGCCCCCCTCTTCTCCTCAACACTCTGGAGAACCTCCGCTTTCCAAACAACACTGAGCCTATCACTAACCACTTCATTACCCAGTGGCTCAAAGATGTCGACTGCTTCCTTGG CCTCCACGACAGGAAGATGTGCATTCTCGGACTTTGTGCTCTCATCGACCTCGAGCACAGGCCTCAGGCTGTCAACCAGGTGGCCGTCCAGCTTCTTCCAGCAGCTATCCTACTGTTCAACGGCCTCAAAAGGGCGTACGCCTGTCGAGCAGAGCATGAGAATGACgaggacgatgatgatgaagacggGGAAGACGACGACGACAACG CCGAGCTGGGCAGTGACGAGGATGACATCGACGAGGAAGGCCAGGAGTACCTGGAGATGCTGGCGAAGCAGGCGGGAGAGGACGGAGACGACGAAGACTGGGAGGAGGACGATGCTGAGGAGACGGCACTTGAGGGCTACACTACAGCTGTAGATGACGAAGACAACTTAGTGGACGAGTATCAGATCTTCAAAGCCATACTACAGA ATATCCAGAGCCGTGACCCAGCGTGGTACCAGGCACTAACACAGGCCCTCGACGAGGATCAGGGCAAACACCTTCAGGACATTGGCACACTTGCAGACCAGAGACGGGCAGCACATG
- the ipo7 gene encoding importin-7 isoform X1 yields MDPESLVEALRGTMDPNLREAAERQLNEGHTQVNFVSTLLRVTMSDQLDLPVRQAGVIYLKNMITQHWSDGDGTATETPAVNNIPDEDRLFIRDNIVEAIIHSPERIRVQLTTCIHHMIKHDYPGKWTTIVDKIGFYLQSDNSAGWLGILLCLYQLVKNYEYKKPEERQPLVAAMHIFMPMLKERFIQLLPDHSSDSVLIQKQIFKILYALFQYNLPLELINRQNLTEWMEILKTVVDRDVPPETMQVDEDERPELPWWKCKKWALHILARLFERYGSPGNTTKEYAEFAELFLKEYAVPAQQVLLKVLYQYKEKQYVAPRVLQQTLNYINQGIAHALTWRNLKPHIQGIIQDVVFPLMCYTDSDEELWQEDPYEYIRMKFDVFEDFISPTTAAQTLLFTACNKRKEVLQKTMGFCYQILTDPASDPRKKDGALHMIGSLAEILLKKKIYKDQMEFMLQNHVFPLFRSELGYMRARACWVLHYFCEVKFKSDQNLQTALELTRLCLINDNEMPVKVEAAIALQVLISNQEKAKEYITPFIRPVMQALLHIVRETENDDLTNVIQKMICEYSEEVTPIAVEMTQHLAMTFNQVIQTGPDEEGGDDKAVTAMGILNTIDTLLSVVEDHKEITQQLEGICLQVIGTVLQQHVLEFYEEILSLAHSLTCQQVSAQMWQLLPLVYEVFQQDGFDYFTDMMPLLHNYVTVDTDTLLSDTKYLEIIYSMCKKVLTGDPGEDPECHAAKLLEVIILQCKGRGIDQVVPLFVAAALERLTREVKTSELRTMCLQVAIAALYYSPPLLLNTLENLRFPNNTEPITNHFITQWLKDVDCFLGLHDRKMCILGLCALIDLEHRPQAVNQVAVQLLPAAILLFNGLKRAYACRAEHENDEDDDDEDGEDDDDNAELGSDEDDIDEEGQEYLEMLAKQAGEDGDDEDWEEDDAEETALEGYTTAVDDEDNLVDEYQIFKAILQNIQSRDPAWYQALTQALDEDQGKHLQDIGTLADQRRAAHESKMIEKHGGYKFTAPVVPSTFNFGGTAPGMN; encoded by the exons GTGTGATTTACCTTAAGAACATGATAACCCAGCACTGGAGTGATGGCGACGGTACAGCCACAGAGACTCCTGCTGTCAATAACATCCCCGACGAGGACAGGCTGTTCATCCGAGACAACATAGTGGAGGCCATCATCCACTCCCCCGAGCGCATCAG GGTCCAGTTGACAACATGTATCCACCACATGATCAAGCACGACTACCCCGGCAAGTGGACAACCATCGTGGACAAGATCGGCTTCTACCTGCAGTCAGACAACAGTGCAGGATGGCTGGGCATCTTGCTCTGCCTTTACCAGCTCGTCAAAAACTACGA ATACAAGAAGCCAGAAGAGCGTCAACCTCTGGTGGCTGCCATGCACATCTTCATGCCCATGCTGAAAGAACGCTTTATCCAGCTGCTACCTGACCACTCCAGTGACTCTGTCCTCATACAGAAACAGATCTTCAAAATCCTCTATGCCCTCTTCCAG TACAACCTCCCGCTGGAACTCATCAACAGACAGAACCTGACAGAGTGGATGGAGATCCTGAAGACAGTAGTGGATAGAGATGTGCCTCCG GAGACGATGCAGGTAGATGAAGATGAACGGCCTGAGCTGCCATGGTGGAAGTGTAAGAAGTGGGCCCTTCACATCTTGGCCCGGCTGTTTGAGAG GTATGGAAGCCCAGGCAACACAACCAAAGAGTACGCAGAGTTTGCTGAACTTTTCCTCAAGGAATATGCAGTTCCTGCTCAGCAG GTGCTGCTGAAAGTCTTATACCAGTACAAGGAAAAGCAATATGTGGCTCCCAGAGTACTCCAACAGACACTCAACTACATCAACCAGGGCATAGCTCATGCTCTGACGTGGAGAAATCTCAAACCACACATCCAG ggcATCATTCAGGATGTGGTCTTCCCCCTCATGTGTTACACAGACAGCGATGAGGAACTCTGGCAGGAGGATCCATACGAGTACATCCGCATGAAGTTTG ATGTATTTGAGGACTTCATCtctccaacaactgcagcccagACGCTCCTCTTCACTGCCTGCAACAAGAGGAAAGAG GTGCTGCAAAAGACGATGGGCTTCTGCTACCAGATCCTCACTGATCCCGCCTCTGACCCCAGGAAAAAGGACGGTGCCCTCCACATGATCGGCTCTTTGGCTGAAATCCTGCTGAAG AAAAAGATTTATAAGGACCAGATGGAGTTCATGCTGCAGAATCACGTCTTCCCCCTGTTCCGCAGTGAGCTGGGCTATATGAGAGCCAGA GCCTGCTGGGTGCTGCATTACTTCTGTGAGGTGAAGTTCAAAAGTGACCAGAACCTGCAGACGGCTCTTGAGCTGACCCGCCTTTGTCTAATCAATGACAATGAGATGCCAGTTAAGGTGGAGGCTGCTATTGCCCTGCAGGTCCTAATCAGCAACCAGGAGAAAG CCAAAGAATACATCACCCCCTTCATCCGGCCAGTGATGCAGGCACTCCTGCACATTGTCAGGGAGACGGAGAACGATGACCTCACCAATGTCATACAGAAGATGATCTGTGAATACAGTGAGGAAGTGACTCCAATTGCAGTGGAGATGACACAGCACTTG GCTATGACGTTCAACCAGGTGATTCAGACGGGCCCtgatgaggagggaggagatgacAAGGCTGTGACAGCCATGGGCATCCTCAACACCATTGACACATTGCTAAGTGTGGTGGAGGACCACAAAGAG ATCACCCAGCAGCTGGAGGGCATCTGTCTGCAGGTGATCGGCACTGTGCTGCAGCAACACGTACTGG AGTTCTACGAGGAGATCCTGTCCTTGGCTCACAGCCTGACCTGCCAGCAGGTGTCAGCACAGATGTGGCAGCTCCTTCCACTGGTGTATGAAGTCTTCCAGCAAGACGGATTTGACTACTTCACAG aTATGATGCCTCTTCTTCACAACTACGTCACAGTTGACACAGATACTCTCTTATCTGACACCAAATACCTGGAGATCATCTATAGCATGTGCAAGAAG GTCCTGACAGGTGATCCAGGTGAGGACCCAGAATGCCATGCAGCCAAGCTGCTGGAGGTGATCATTCTGCAGTGCAAAGGTCGTGGCATTGACCAG GTTGTGCCCTTGTTTGTGGCTGCTGCATTGGAGCGTTTGACGCGGGAGGTGAAGACCAGCGAGCTGAGGACGATGTGCCTGCAAGTGGCTATCGCTGCACTTTACTACAGCCCCCCTCTTCTCCTCAACACTCTGGAGAACCTCCGCTTTCCAAACAACACTGAGCCTATCACTAACCACTTCATTACCCAGTGGCTCAAAGATGTCGACTGCTTCCTTGG CCTCCACGACAGGAAGATGTGCATTCTCGGACTTTGTGCTCTCATCGACCTCGAGCACAGGCCTCAGGCTGTCAACCAGGTGGCCGTCCAGCTTCTTCCAGCAGCTATCCTACTGTTCAACGGCCTCAAAAGGGCGTACGCCTGTCGAGCAGAGCATGAGAATGACgaggacgatgatgatgaagacggGGAAGACGACGACGACAACG CCGAGCTGGGCAGTGACGAGGATGACATCGACGAGGAAGGCCAGGAGTACCTGGAGATGCTGGCGAAGCAGGCGGGAGAGGACGGAGACGACGAAGACTGGGAGGAGGACGATGCTGAGGAGACGGCACTTGAGGGCTACACTACAGCTGTAGATGACGAAGACAACTTAGTGGACGAGTATCAGATCTTCAAAGCCATACTACAGA ATATCCAGAGCCGTGACCCAGCGTGGTACCAGGCACTAACACAGGCCCTCGACGAGGATCAGGGCAAACACCTTCAGGACATTGGCACACTTGCAGACCAGAGACGGGCAGCACATG